The Candidatus Bathyarchaeia archaeon genome includes the window GATCTCTATCGTGGAGACGTTGCGTGCATCCTGGCCTTCACCGACGATCTCCGTACCCAAGTGTACATTCTTGGCTAAGCCGCCTTGGAAGAAGCGGTTGTTCACCACTTCGGCCACGTCGACGGCAGTGCTGATGGCTCGTCCACGAGCCTTTAGGGTCAGCTTCTTGGCGCCCGTGTTATAGTGCATCATGACTGCCGTAGCATAGGCCATGATCGGCTTCTTGCCGATCAGTATAGTGTCCGCTGGGATATCGGTTCTGCGCATTTGGGTAGGAGCCCTCTCTGCCTTCTTTGGTTCTTCTGACATTGGTTCACCCCCGAGATATCGGTAGTACGCTGTACGCAAACGGCATTATGCGCCGACCTCCCTTATGAGCCTACCCTTTTTTTTCTCTCTCAGAAAAGGTAAGAATCAACAAACACTTTGCTGGGGCTTAAGTCAGCGCTATCCGAAATCACTCAGAACCAGCTCAATCCCCAAATTTGAGCCCAGCTTTTCCAAAGCGCCTACCTATCCACGGAAATGGCGAAAGAAATCGAATTGCTGAGCAATGAATTCTCTGCGGTTGCTTTCTTAAGTATCAAAATGAGCATCCTAAAGCGAGGGCTTTTGTCCGAGACAAAACAGTGTGAGTTGTGCGGCTCAAGCTTCGCGTGTAAGGGTCTCCTTGGTTGTTGGTGTCGCTCCATGAAGCTTTCGCGCGAACAATTAACCGAACTCTCTGGGCGGGCTTCGGATTGTATTTGTCCCGATTGTCCTTCTGAAGTACAAAGATAGAACCTACTTTGCTAGGCTCGCGGCTTAGTCTCATTTTTGTTATGACTCTCAAGGCATGGTGGCTAGAACCGGGCATGGTTCTTTCTCGGCCTTCGCTTGAAATCTGGCAGAACACCTGGACTTCCGCTAAGACAAACCTTCTTTGAAGGCCCACCTCGTCATCGGATGATAAGGAGAGAAAAAGAAGAAAGGCTTGGGGTGAGGAGTTACGGTTCTGGTCCTACATGCCGCCTTTCTTCTTCGACTTTTTCTTCTTAGCGTTCGTCGGCTTGTTCACCCGACTCCATAGTCACCATTGTGTTTGCTTAAGAATTCTCCTGTTTTCTTGGAGACATGATCTCTACTGACAAAATATTTCCTACCGGACCAGTTCGTTGTGCCAACCCGCACATCGCAGGCAGATTTTTCTTCCTTTAGACAGTTGTGTCGGGCTGAGCGATTCTAGTCGTCTCGGGGTGAATGTTATGGGAAGATCTTCCTGATGATCCGCATGGTTTTTGCGAGATGATTTCCGATCCAACTCATCGGAGCTCTTCCTCTTCACAATTGCTCTTCGAAAAAGCCTGTCACACCCACCGACCGTTTCGATAGTTTCCTTCCCAGCGGGGCCTGAAAATAATCCAGTTGCAAAACTTTCGACGGCTGCATCTTGGTAATGTTCCTTACCGGCATAATCTC containing:
- the albA gene encoding DNA/RNA-binding protein AlbA; the encoded protein is MSEEPKKAERAPTQMRRTDIPADTILIGKKPIMAYATAVMMHYNTGAKKLTLKARGRAISTAVDVAEVVNNRFFQGGLAKNVHLGTEIVGEGQDARNVSTIEIILERTK
- a CDS encoding cysteine-rich CWC family protein — its product is MSILKRGLLSETKQCELCGSSFACKGLLGCWCRSMKLSREQLTELSGRASDCICPDCPSEVQR